The Sylvia atricapilla isolate bSylAtr1 chromosome 10, bSylAtr1.pri, whole genome shotgun sequence genome contains a region encoding:
- the GAL3ST2 gene encoding galactose-3-O-sulfotransferase 2 isoform X1, translating to MKNNDYRISKSHKEPLIPPTPCRAKTNVMFLKTHKTASSTVLNIMFRFAERYNLTVALPADELLHLGYPRTFVAHFVEGFETIGQNYNIMCNHLRFNPLEVKRVMAANTFYFSILRNPIPLLESSYIYYKNNVPAFRSSKNVNEFVASPTKYYHPADYRENIYARNIMWFDFGYNNNAEDDTKYTQAVLEEIEQNFHLILIADYFDESMILLKHALCWDLDDVIYFKLNSRSQDTVQTLSLESEEQIKAWCSLDWKLYLHFNRSFWRRIEETIGLELLEKEVDHLRTRQKELMEICLSEQEAVRKDHIRNRALLPFQSGAANILGYNLKQDLDNRTLRNCQKMVIPELQYTSYLYTVQHPHKKRKEVGLPLLWTSRQEEMQLPVSN from the exons ATGAAGAATAACGATTACAG AATCTCAAAGAGCCACAAAGAGCCGCTGATCCCTCCGACGCCGTGCCGTGCCAAGACAAACGTCATGTTCCTCAAAACCCACAAgactgccagcagcactgtgctcaACATCATGTTCAGGTTTGCAGAGAGGTACAACCTCACTGTCGCCCTCCCTGCTGACGAGCTCTTGCACCTGGGATACCCAAGGACCTTTGTGGCCCACTTTGTGGAGGGTTTTGAAACCATAGGCCAAAATTACAACATCATGTGCAACCACCTGCGGTTTAACCCCTTGGAG GTAAAAAGGGTGATGGCAGCCAACACCTTCTACTTCTCCATCCTGAGGAACCCCATTCCTCTGCTGGAGTCTTCCTACATCTACTACAAGAACAATGTGCCTGCCTTCAGAAGCTCCAAGAATGTGAATGAGTTTGTGGCATCACCCACAAAGTATTACCACCCAGCAGATTACAGGGAAAACATTTATGCCAGGAATATCATGTGGTTTGACTTCGGCTACAATAACAATGCGGAAGATGACACAAAGTACACCCAGGCTGTCCTGGAAGAGATCGAGCAGAACTTCCACCTCATCCTGATAGCAGACTACTTTGATGAGTCCATGATCCTCTTGAAGCACGCTTTGTGCTGGGATCTAGATGACGTCATTTACTTCAAGCTCAATTCCAGAAGCCAGGACACTGTCCAGACATTGAGTCTGGAGAGCGAGGAGCAGATAAAAGCGTGGTGCTCACTGGACTGGAAGCTCTACCTGCACTTCAACCGGAGCTTCTGGAGGAGAATTGAGGAGACCATAGGGCTTGAGTTGCTGGAAAAGGAGGTGGATCACCTACGGACCAGACAGAAGGAACTCATGGAGATTTGTCtctcagagcaggaggcagtGAGGAAGGATCATATCAGGAATAGagctctcctgcctttccagtCAGGGGCTGCAAATATCCTGGGTTACAACCTCAAACAAGACTTGGACAACAGGACTCTGAGAAACTGCCAGAAAATGGTCATACCAGAGCTCCAGTACACATCCTACCTTTACACTGTCCAGCACCCACacaagaagaggaaagaggTGGGATTACCATTGCTGTGGACCAGCCGCCAGGAGGAGATGCAGCTCCCAGTGTCCAACTAG
- the NEU4 gene encoding sialidase-4 gives MGSRHFPARTVLFEKESNGVTYRVPALLYLPCVAKLLAFAEERLSADDAHANLLVLRRGTIYGSHVEWEDMRVLETATLQHHRSMNPCPLYDEFTGTLFLFFITVLGRTPEAYQIVTGQNVTRLCCVTSIDQGLSWSTATDLTQQVIGATIKDWATFALGPGHGIQLRSGRLLVPAYSYHIDCKECFGQLCKTTPHSFAFYSDDHGRGWRFGEFIPNLQTGECQLVSVDEEDGSNVLYCNARSPLGFRVQALSTDDGAVFHGGQLVQRLVEPPHGCHGSVIGFPAPLVYVPTSSRDASDRRPLPGAPRGFGHLPTRHSGGAELPAGNHCEPDRPDEDCPTPGHHRDVHSVTLAQGDSAATPSPTPFFQAPTWILYSHPTSSMSRVNMGVHLSTFPRDAESWTEPWVIYEGPSAYSDLAYMELPYREAPVAGGTAIAFACLYENGMKSPYEQISFSMFTLHDVLQNIPLTAAAPRHGRGPARHRGKRRRKGCFIS, from the exons atggGCTCCCGGCACTTCCCGGCCCGGACCGTGCTGTTTGAGAAGGAATCCAACGGCGTCACGTACCGTGTACCCGCCCTGCTCTACCTGCCCTGCGTCGCCAAGCTGCTGGCGTTTGCTGAGGAGCGGCTCAGCGCCGACGATGCCCACGCCAACCTGCTGGTGCTGCGCCGCGGCACCATCTACGGCAGCCACGTGGAG TGGGAAGACATGCGTGTTCTGGAGACAGCAACACTGCAGCACCATCGGTCAATGAACCCCTGCCCCCTCTACGATGAGTTCACGGGCaccctcttcctcttcttcatcaCGGTGCTGGGCAGGACACCCGAAGCCTACCAGATTGTCACTGGGCAGAACGTCACCCGCCTCTGCTGTGTCACCAGCATTGACCAGGGCCtgagctggagcacagccacAGACCTGACGCAGCAGGTCATTGGCGCCACAATCAAAG ACTGGGCAACGTTTGCGCTGGGCCCTGGGCACGGCATCCAGCTGCGCTCTGGCCGGCTGCTGGTGCCTGCCTACAGCTACCACATTGACTGCAAGGAGTGCTTTGGGCAGCTCTGCAAGACCACCCCGCACTCCTTCGCCTTCTACAGTGACGACCACGGCCGCGGCTGGCGCTTCGGGGAGTTCATCCCCAACCTGCAGACGGGCGAGTGCCAGCTGGTCTCAGTGGACGAGGAGGATGGATCCAATGTCCTCTACTGCAATGCCCGAAGTCCCCTGGGCTTCAGGGTCCAGGCTCTCAGCACGGATGACGGGGCCGTTTTCCACGGGGGGCAGCTGGTGCAGCGGCTGGTGGAGCCGCCCCACGGCTGTCACGGCAGTGTCATTGGCTTCCCTGCGCCACTCGTGTATGTCCCCACCTCCTCCCGGGACGCCTCAGATCGCAGGCCGCTCCCTGGGGCACCCCGGGGGTTTGGGCACCTGCCCACCCGACATTCAGGGGGTGCTGAGCTGCCCGCTGGCAACCACTGTGAGCCAGACAGGCCTGATGAGGATTGTCCTACCCCAGGACATCACCGTGATGTCCACAGTGTCACCTTGGCCCAGGGGGACTCTGCAGcaacccccagccccactcccttCTTCCAGGCACCAACATGGATCCTCTACTCCCACCCCACCAGCTCCATGTCGCGGGTCAACATGGGGGTTCACCTGAGCACCTTCCCCAGGGACGCAGAGAGCTGGACAGAGCCCTGGGTCATCTACGAGGGCCCGAGCGCCTACTCGGACCTGGCTTACATGGAGCTGCCCTACAGGGAGGCGCCGGTGGCCGGCGGCACGGCCATCGCCTTTGCCTGTCTCTATGAGAACGGGATGAAGTCTCCCTACGAGCAGATCTCCTTCAGCATGTTCACGCTGCACGACGTGCTCCAGAACATCCCCCTGACAGCCGCCGCTCCCCGGcacggccgcggccccgcccgccacagggggaaaaggaggcgGAAGGGTTGCTTCATCTCCTAG
- the GAL3ST2 gene encoding galactose-3-O-sulfotransferase 2 isoform X2, with product MFLKTHKTASSTVLNIMFRFAERYNLTVALPADELLHLGYPRTFVAHFVEGFETIGQNYNIMCNHLRFNPLEVKRVMAANTFYFSILRNPIPLLESSYIYYKNNVPAFRSSKNVNEFVASPTKYYHPADYRENIYARNIMWFDFGYNNNAEDDTKYTQAVLEEIEQNFHLILIADYFDESMILLKHALCWDLDDVIYFKLNSRSQDTVQTLSLESEEQIKAWCSLDWKLYLHFNRSFWRRIEETIGLELLEKEVDHLRTRQKELMEICLSEQEAVRKDHIRNRALLPFQSGAANILGYNLKQDLDNRTLRNCQKMVIPELQYTSYLYTVQHPHKKRKEVGLPLLWTSRQEEMQLPVSN from the exons ATGTTCCTCAAAACCCACAAgactgccagcagcactgtgctcaACATCATGTTCAGGTTTGCAGAGAGGTACAACCTCACTGTCGCCCTCCCTGCTGACGAGCTCTTGCACCTGGGATACCCAAGGACCTTTGTGGCCCACTTTGTGGAGGGTTTTGAAACCATAGGCCAAAATTACAACATCATGTGCAACCACCTGCGGTTTAACCCCTTGGAG GTAAAAAGGGTGATGGCAGCCAACACCTTCTACTTCTCCATCCTGAGGAACCCCATTCCTCTGCTGGAGTCTTCCTACATCTACTACAAGAACAATGTGCCTGCCTTCAGAAGCTCCAAGAATGTGAATGAGTTTGTGGCATCACCCACAAAGTATTACCACCCAGCAGATTACAGGGAAAACATTTATGCCAGGAATATCATGTGGTTTGACTTCGGCTACAATAACAATGCGGAAGATGACACAAAGTACACCCAGGCTGTCCTGGAAGAGATCGAGCAGAACTTCCACCTCATCCTGATAGCAGACTACTTTGATGAGTCCATGATCCTCTTGAAGCACGCTTTGTGCTGGGATCTAGATGACGTCATTTACTTCAAGCTCAATTCCAGAAGCCAGGACACTGTCCAGACATTGAGTCTGGAGAGCGAGGAGCAGATAAAAGCGTGGTGCTCACTGGACTGGAAGCTCTACCTGCACTTCAACCGGAGCTTCTGGAGGAGAATTGAGGAGACCATAGGGCTTGAGTTGCTGGAAAAGGAGGTGGATCACCTACGGACCAGACAGAAGGAACTCATGGAGATTTGTCtctcagagcaggaggcagtGAGGAAGGATCATATCAGGAATAGagctctcctgcctttccagtCAGGGGCTGCAAATATCCTGGGTTACAACCTCAAACAAGACTTGGACAACAGGACTCTGAGAAACTGCCAGAAAATGGTCATACCAGAGCTCCAGTACACATCCTACCTTTACACTGTCCAGCACCCACacaagaagaggaaagaggTGGGATTACCATTGCTGTGGACCAGCCGCCAGGAGGAGATGCAGCTCCCAGTGTCCAACTAG